The Vidua macroura isolate BioBank_ID:100142 chromosome 29, ASM2450914v1, whole genome shotgun sequence genome segment gccctgccctgccctggggacacgcGGTGACAGCGGCCGTGTCCCCGCAGGCGCTCCATCATCAAAGGTGTCCGGTTCACGTGTCCCCTGGCGCGGCGCTGCCCTGTCACCAAGGCCAAGCGGCGACAGTGCCAGGCCTGTCGCCTCCAGAAGTGCCTCGACGTGGGCATGAGGAGGGACAGTGAGTGACAcgggggacagccggggggacatggagcagagcagagagggagcagctgcaggggacaaGGGTGACATGGcgggggaggggatgggggacacaggggacatggcacggggacagcggggacagggacgggagACACGGGGGAAGAGGGGGAGCACCGGGGTGGGATGAAGGGGACCtggaggggacaagggacagggagaCGCGTCCTGGGTGgggtggcaggggaggggacagcaagggacagggcacagaggtggcagcagggagTGTGGCACAGAGGGGACCCGCTCGGGGAGGGCCATCACGGTGTCCCCGACTGCTGTGCCCGCTGCGTCCGCCTGTGCCGGCGGTGACAGCGGTGACAGCGGTGCCAGCGGTGacagcggggccgggggtggCAGTGATCATGTCGGAGGAggcgctgcggcggcggcgggagctgcggggacagcggggccagcccgggggacagcggggacaggagGGCCAGCGGGGCCAGCCGGGACTGACGGccgagcagcaggagctcatcGCGCTCCTCATCGCCGCCCACCAGCGCACCTTCGACTCCAGCTTCTCCCAGTTCATGCGCTGCTGGGTgagctggggacacccctgtccccaaaggggacacccctgtccctgcgGTTGCCCCGGCTGTCCCCGCGGGTGACCCACTGTCCCCACGGGGACCCCCCAGCCGTGCCCGTGggtgtcctggctgtccccaggggtgacCCAGCCAACCTCCCTggtgtcctggctgtccccacgAGTGACCCAGATGGTCCCATGGGTGTCCTGACTGTCCCCACGGGTGCCCCGACTGTCCCCAAAGATGTCCTGGCTGTCCCTACATCTACCCAGATGCTCCACCTGTCCTCAGAGCCACCCCACCTGTCCCCACGTGTACCCAAACTGTCCCCACGTGTACCCAAACTGTCCCCACGTGTACCCAAACTGTTCCCACGGGTACCCGGGCTGTCCCCACGATGCCCTGACTGTCCCCACATGTACCCAGACTGTCCCCAAAGATGTCCTGACTTTCCCCACAGGTCCCCGGGCCGTCCCGTGATGCCCCCATTGTCCCCAGAGATGCTCCAACCGTCCTCACGATGCCCTGACTGTCCCCACGATGTCCCAACTGTCCCCAGAGATGTCCTGACTGTCCCACATGTACCcacctgtccccacagccaccccgCCTGTCCCCACGTGTACCCAAACTGTCCCCACGGGTATCCAGACTGTCCCCACGATGCCCTGCCTGTCTCCAAGGGTGCCCCAATTGTCCCCAAAGATGTCCCGCCTGTCCCCACGATGCCCCACCCgtccccacagccaccccgcgcgtccccgggtgtccccagccctgaccCCTCGCTGTCCCCAGCCCGCCGTGCGCCTGCTGGTGCCCAGCCCGCCGGGCGCGGGTGTCGCCGCGGGGGTGTCGCTGTCGCCGTGCGAGGAGGCGCTGCCGGACGTGCTGTCGCTGCTGCCGCAGTTCGCCGACCTGAGCACGTTCATGATCCAGCAGGTGATCAAATTCGCCAAGGAGATCCCGGTCTTCAGGTGCGCGgggcggggacgcggcggggcagcggcggcccGGTGCCACCCCCTGACGCGTGGCCGTGTCGCCGTGTCGCCGTGTCCCCTCCCGCCAGGAGTTTGCCGCTGGACGCCCAAATCTCGCTGCTGAAAGGGGCCACGCTGGGGATCTGCCAGATCCGCTACAACACCGTGTTCAACGCCGACACCAAGGCCTGGGAGTGCGGCCAGCGCTGCTACACCATCCGCGACGGGGCCCTGGGTACCGctggggacacccggggacacccggggacacctggggacacccggggacACCGCCCTGGCGTGCCGAGGGAGCTGGGCAGGCGGGATCCGCggggacagcccagggacaggagggtgACAGGATGAAGAGCAGGGTCCTGTGTTGTCACCACGACCCCCGGGGTGGGGACATTGGCCGGACACAGAGGGACCTGGGGGACAGCGGCTGGacgtgtgcccaggtgtgcccaggtgtgcccagggtgGCACCTGGGCCGCGCCAGGGACagggtggcagggcagggattgtcccctggCAAGGCCACACCTCGGGGTGTGTCCAGTTGTGGTCACTCAGGTTAGGATGGACCttgaggggctggggaagggtctggaaagtcctgagggagctggggtggggctcagcctggagaaaagggggatccaggggggatttgggatctgccagggggggatttgggatctgatcccagggaacaggacaggacaaggggacagagcctccagctgtgccaggggaggctcagggtggaaatttgggggaattcctcctggaaaaggggaaaggtcCTGGAAGGGCTACCCGGGGAGGTTTGGAGtgagccaggggaggctcagggtggaaatttgggggaatttctcctgga includes the following:
- the NR1I3 gene encoding nuclear receptor subfamily 1 group I member 3 isoform X2 — its product is MEGTRGDRWGHAGTGGDTRGPGVPSLRGDNSPSLTAPGDTGSAVSLPSPPGTERSPRDPRGDTEPDGDKVCAVCGDRANGYHFHVMSCEGCKGFFRRSIIKGVRFTCPLARRCPVTKAKRRQCQACRLQKCLDVGMRRDMIMSEEALRRRRELRGQRGQPGGQRGQEGQRGQPGLTAEQQELIALLIAAHQRTFDSSFSQFMRCWPAVRLLVPSPPGAGVAAGVSLSPCEEALPDVLSLLPQFADLSTFMIQQVIKFAKEIPVFRSLPLDAQISLLKGATLGICQIRYNTVFNADTKAWECGQRCYTIRDGALAGFQQVYLEPLLKFHESLRRLRLHEAEYALLQAMLLFSPDHGGIAQRDVIDRFQEKVALTLKSYIDHQHPPHEGRFLYAKLLLLLTELQTLKVENTRQILHIQDLSAMTPLLSEIIS